The DNA region TTGTTCGGCAAGGTCTCGCAGGAAAAAATGAAATATCGCGGCGACGATTTTTATACGAAAAACAACGTTTATCTGATTAATGCGAAAGTTATTGAAATCGATGCGAAAAGCAAGCAGGCGATTTTATCGAACGGCGAAAAAATATCTTACGACAAACTCCTTGCGGCAACCGGTTCCTCGGCGTTTATTCCGCAGTTTGAAGGGCTTGATTCCGTAAAGGAAAAATTTACGTTTATGAGTTTGGACGATGCGAAAAATTTAGAAAAATCGCTTGACAAAAATAAAAAAGTATTGATTATCGGCGCAGGACTTATCGGCTTAAAATGTGCGGAAGGAATTTTAAATAAGGCGGCGCATATTTGCGTAATCGACCTTGCGTCAAGAATTCTGTCGAGCATTCTTGACGACGACGGCGCAAAATTAGTGCAAAATCATTTGGAAAGCAAAGGGATAGAGTTCAAACTCTGCGACGGCGTGAAAAGATTTGACGGCAACCGTGCAATTTTGAACGGCGGCGATAAAATTGATTTCGACATTCTTGTTTTAGCGGTGGGAGTTCGCCCAAATACCGCTTTACTTAAAGACATAGTAAACATTGAGCGCGGCATCGTAATAAATGAAAAATCTCAGACGAGCGCATGCGATATTTATGCCGCTGGGGACTGTACGCAAACGCTTGACGTATCATGCGGTCAAAATAAAATTATGGCGCTTTTGCCAAACGCTTATATGCAGGGTGAATGCGCAGGAATAAATATGGCTGGCGGCGAAAAAATATTTGATAAGGCGATTGCGATGAACGCTATAGGATTTTTCGGTTTGCATGTTATAACAGCCGGTAATTACGGGGGAGAAAAATATTGCGCAAACGAAAACGGAAGTTACAAACGCTTATTTTACGCCGGCAATAAACTGAACGGCTATATTCTTATAGGAAATGTGGAAAAAGCGGGAATTTATACGAGTTTGATTCGCGAACGTACAGCCCTTGACAGTATTGATTTCGCGCTTGTATGCGAAAAACCCGGGCTTATGGCGTTTACTAAAGAAGAAAGAAATATCAAGTTGGGAGGCAAAGCAAAATGAATATATCAGCTAAGAACATTGATTTTAAGGAACTGAACGAACAGATAAGGGCTGCTTCGGACGATGTTTGCATAGAC from Chitinispirillales bacterium includes:
- a CDS encoding FAD-dependent oxidoreductase: MKYLIIGNSAAAIGGVEGIRQIDKQGEITIIADEPHHTYSRPLISYLLFGKVSQEKMKYRGDDFYTKNNVYLINAKVIEIDAKSKQAILSNGEKISYDKLLAATGSSAFIPQFEGLDSVKEKFTFMSLDDAKNLEKSLDKNKKVLIIGAGLIGLKCAEGILNKAAHICVIDLASRILSSILDDDGAKLVQNHLESKGIEFKLCDGVKRFDGNRAILNGGDKIDFDILVLAVGVRPNTALLKDIVNIERGIVINEKSQTSACDIYAAGDCTQTLDVSCGQNKIMALLPNAYMQGECAGINMAGGEKIFDKAIAMNAIGFFGLHVITAGNYGGEKYCANENGSYKRLFYAGNKLNGYILIGNVEKAGIYTSLIRERTALDSIDFALVCEKPGLMAFTKEERNIKLGGKAK